A part of Miscanthus floridulus cultivar M001 chromosome 6, ASM1932011v1, whole genome shotgun sequence genomic DNA contains:
- the LOC136457683 gene encoding uncharacterized protein isoform X2, whose translation MEILESALLGEFIRYIKSNWSAHSRVDQRQRRLRQLVSKVRAVVDAAEGGAGAAVRDESFSAWLQVLRSEALRGQEVLDDAARATAVASSARRFLAGFKALFVCSAEVDRLAEAVEQLELLAGPGGDLDMFVRVLSLDSARAAATEEDMDVDGRPAPGARHRQEGSGCSCGCAGTVAALLPSPGAKRKRACGGSGVDAGSTSRGEVDAVQPQKRRHLAWMRSRQGLPSGFGRVSSAPREPPPPALPRSRRARSVALAMSRIRRRIGKPTATSHRRQPSLGRQFSQITL comes from the coding sequence ATGGAGATCCTCGAATCGGCGCTGTTGGGGGAGTTCATCCGCTACATCAAGTCTAACTGGTCGGCGCACTCGCGGGTGGACCAGCGCCAGCGCCGCCTGCGCCAGCTCGTGTCCAAGGTCCGCGCGGTGGTGGACGCCGCCGAGGGCGGCGCGGGGGCGGCCGTGCGGGACGAGTCGTTCTCGGCCTGGCTGCAGGTGCTCCGATCCGAGGCGCTGCGGGGGCAGGAGGTGCTCGACGACGCGGCCCGCGCCACGGCCGTCGCCAGCTCCGCCCGCCGCTTCCTCGCGGGCTTCAAGGCGCTCTTCGTCTGCAGCGCCGAGGTGGACCGCCTCGCGGAGGCCGTCGAGCAGCTCGAGCTCCTGGCGGGCCCAGGCGGCGACCTCGACATGTTCGTCAGGGTCCTCAGCCTGGACTCCGCCCGGGCCGCCGCCACGGAGGAGGACATGGACGTCGACGGGCGTCCGGCACCCGGTGCTCGCCACCGGCAGGAGGGGAGCGGCTGCAGCTGTGGATGCGCGGGCACCGTCGCGGCCCTCCTCCCCTCGCCTGGCGCCAAAAGGAAGCGCGCCTGCGGCGGCTCAGGCGTCGACGCCGGCTCGACATCGCGCGGCGAGGTCGACGCGGTGCAGCCGCAGAAGCGGCGGCACCTGGCGTGGATGCGCTCGCGCCAGGGGCTCCCGTCCGGCTTCGGCAGGGTCTCCTCCGCACCTCGTGAACCGCCCCCGCCGGCGTTGCCGCGCTCGCGTCGCGCCCGGTCGGTGGCATTGGCGATGTCTAGGATTCGACGCCGCATCGGAAAGCCGACGGCGACGAGCCATCGGCGGCAGCCCAGCCTCGGACGGCAGTTCTCGCAGATTACATTGTAG
- the LOC136457683 gene encoding uncharacterized protein isoform X1, producing the protein MQSRLQILMTSVVVTFGSEQIGAFLRRRRPPSPGADGAVEVGDGSTRCGDGDLAARALNQICGDGGTSLSPSPHLTGLWHRCTTDLAGSHPSPTFAPLAPFPVPTSPTADTTAASSHLSHSSHTKAASSLALQPLQLDLKMEILESALLGEFIRYIKSNWSAHSRVDQRQRRLRQLVSKVRAVVDAAEGGAGAAVRDESFSAWLQVLRSEALRGQEVLDDAARATAVASSARRFLAGFKALFVCSAEVDRLAEAVEQLELLAGPGGDLDMFVRVLSLDSARAAATEEDMDVDGRPAPGARHRQEGSGCSCGCAGTVAALLPSPGAKRKRACGGSGVDAGSTSRGEVDAVQPQKRRHLAWMRSRQGLPSGFGRVSSAPREPPPPALPRSRRARSVALAMSRIRRRIGKPTATSHRRQPSLGRQFSQITL; encoded by the coding sequence ATGCAGTCCAGACTCCAGATACTGATGACGAGCGTTGTGGTCACCTTCGGGTCGGAGCAGATCGGGGCATTCCTCCGGCGCCGGCGGCCTCCGTCACCGGGCGCAGATGGTGCCGTAGAGGTAGGCGACGGCAGTACCAGGTGCGGGGATGGTGATCTGGCCGCTCGCGCTCTGAATCAGATTTGCGGGGACGGAGGTACTTCTCTCTCCCCGTCTCCTCATCTGACAGGGCTATGGCATAGGTGTACTACAGACCTAGCCGGCTCACATCCTTCTCCCACATTTGCGCCCCTTGCCCCCTTCCCAGTTCCCACCTCTCCCACCGCGGACACTACCGCCGCCTCTTCCCACCTCTCCCACTCCTCCCACACTAAGGCCGCCTCCTCCTTGGCGCTACAGCCACTTCAGCTCGATTTGAAAATGGAGATCCTCGAATCGGCGCTGTTGGGGGAGTTCATCCGCTACATCAAGTCTAACTGGTCGGCGCACTCGCGGGTGGACCAGCGCCAGCGCCGCCTGCGCCAGCTCGTGTCCAAGGTCCGCGCGGTGGTGGACGCCGCCGAGGGCGGCGCGGGGGCGGCCGTGCGGGACGAGTCGTTCTCGGCCTGGCTGCAGGTGCTCCGATCCGAGGCGCTGCGGGGGCAGGAGGTGCTCGACGACGCGGCCCGCGCCACGGCCGTCGCCAGCTCCGCCCGCCGCTTCCTCGCGGGCTTCAAGGCGCTCTTCGTCTGCAGCGCCGAGGTGGACCGCCTCGCGGAGGCCGTCGAGCAGCTCGAGCTCCTGGCGGGCCCAGGCGGCGACCTCGACATGTTCGTCAGGGTCCTCAGCCTGGACTCCGCCCGGGCCGCCGCCACGGAGGAGGACATGGACGTCGACGGGCGTCCGGCACCCGGTGCTCGCCACCGGCAGGAGGGGAGCGGCTGCAGCTGTGGATGCGCGGGCACCGTCGCGGCCCTCCTCCCCTCGCCTGGCGCCAAAAGGAAGCGCGCCTGCGGCGGCTCAGGCGTCGACGCCGGCTCGACATCGCGCGGCGAGGTCGACGCGGTGCAGCCGCAGAAGCGGCGGCACCTGGCGTGGATGCGCTCGCGCCAGGGGCTCCCGTCCGGCTTCGGCAGGGTCTCCTCCGCACCTCGTGAACCGCCCCCGCCGGCGTTGCCGCGCTCGCGTCGCGCCCGGTCGGTGGCATTGGCGATGTCTAGGATTCGACGCCGCATCGGAAAGCCGACGGCGACGAGCCATCGGCGGCAGCCCAGCCTCGGACGGCAGTTCTCGCAGATTACATTGTAG
- the LOC136457685 gene encoding uncharacterized protein produces the protein MGNSLRCCLACVLPCGALDLVRIVHLSGRVDEYGRAVSAGEVLAAHPNHVLSRPCSSPQGVVRRILIVSPDSELERGEIYFLIPAASVPDAKKAAGAGGGAGTPSRHVRSKSEGSVVAAVTDWQLGQLGAESPPEKEAAKKKQQHKRAAAQQHRRRMSTGSHAAPWQPHLACIAEDL, from the coding sequence ATGGGCAACAGCCTGCGGTGCTGCCTGGCGTGCGTGCTGCCGTGCGGCGCGCTGGACCTGGTGCGGATCGTGCACCTCAGCGGCCGCGTCGACGAGTACGGCCGCGCCGTGTCGGCCGGGGAGGTGCTGGCGGCGCACCCAAACCACGTGCTCAGCAGGCCCTGCTCGTCGCCGCAGGGGGTGGTGCGCAGGATCCTCATCGTGTCGCCGGACTCGGAGCTGGAGCGCGGGGAGATCTACTTCCTCATCCCGGCCGCGTCCGTGCCCGACGCCAAGAAGGCCGCCGGCGCCGGAGGCGGTGCTGGCACGCCGAGCCGGCACGTGCGCAGCAAGTCCGAAGGCAGCGTCGTCGCCGCCGTGACCGACTGGCAGCTGGGGCAGCTCGGCGCCGAGTCTCCGCCGGAGAAGGAGGcagccaagaagaagcagcagcacaAGAGGGCGGCCGCGCAGCAGCACCGGCGGCGCATGAGCACCGGCAGCCACGCCGCGCCGTGGCAGCCGCACCTCGCCTGCATCGCGGAGGACCTCTGA